The window TTTAAGTTCTTAATTTTTGTGAACATACATTTCAGACCCAGTACATGATCCAGCATGAGAACATGTAATATCGATAACCTGTCACAAAGCAATGAGACCAGTGATTGCAAATTATTTAGACAGAAATGAAGCAATAAGATGTTACCGTTTATTTGGCAATTTGAATCATATGCACATGGATAATAGAATTGTGTATATGTAAATGAAAATTTCTATACTGTGACCTATTCTATTTACCATTTTCCATACAAGTGCTGTGTAGTTTGTTATGTCAGATGTCTGTGCTATACTTCCAACTTCCTAGGCCACATACTTTATTTTATCCAAAGCGAAAAAGTATATACATCATATTGATTACCTCTTTGTAGGGATTTGGATCTGCTCCAGGATCTAGTGAGAAGCTTTCAATGGAAGTTGCTTCATATGAAGTGGTTTTGGCACATGCAGACTTGTTTGATTTGGTTATCACTGAACAGTTATTTTCCACGTTCAGTGAATTGCTTTGTGTGTCATACTCATCCATATCTATTTTTCTTTTATATCTCCGGCGGTGGAAAGTACGTAATGGGGTTTTCCACTTGGTTTGTTCAAACAAATCATCACATGAGTTCTCTAACTTAACTTCAGCAAATGAATCAATCTCTTCCAACTTCGATGAGCTCAACCTTAATGAACTATCATCTAAGCTATTTCCTCTTCCATGTGATGACAATGGCAGTGTGTATCCAACAGAATCAGTGATCATATCAGTGACATTCCCCTTTTGGGTAACTGACCGCTTTCCCACATTACCATCATCACCCAATGCAGCCGCAATACACCCACAGCTTAGCACTTTTCCATGACCAGCATGCTAAGAGAGAAGAGGGAAAGAGAGACAACAGTACATCAAGTCATTAGACATTCACAAAATGAATTTCTTTACTTCACTGAACCAACCCCCCCCCCCCCCCCCCCCCCCGCCCACAAAAAAAGTTGGTGTTCCTTATTGCACGAAGTAGAATACCTTGAGGCGCTTATCTAGGCATTCAAGATGATAAGACTGAAGACATTTATCACAGTGCATCAGGTTACCCCCGACACAGCACACAACACAAAGACGGCACACCTGCAAGTAAAAGAGAAATGAGATAAAACAAGCACAATTAATGTTCCTGAAGATAAACTAAGCTTTAATCTAGTGAATACATTCAATAGTTAAACGAAGCTTCAATTAGCTAACTGGCCATTCCTGTACATATTTGTCATATTTAGAATGTACGATGAAATGATGAATAGACAAAGATGACTGACATATGGCATGTATCCATATCAAGCAAGCTAAATAGGTTCAAATTTTGTATAATCTCACCGCAGTCTTTGTTTCATAATCTTCTGATGCATTCTCATCAATCAAATGCACTTGCATGTCCGGCTTAGATAAGCAAGTACCCTTGTTAGCCTCAGAAGGTGAATTAAGACCCCCATCTTCCTGTAGATGATCATTTCTTGCGTGCCGCTTTCGCTTGTATGTTAAAAGCACTCTGCTGCAAGACATTTAAGCTTCCACAAATATTATTACGATTCCAAATCTAGAACAGCTGCACCTTTTCTGAATTAAACATCTACTCGTTCCCCTGCATTCACTCGCATTTTCAAGACAGTAAAACCTGCAAAGAATAATGAAGAAAATCCCATCAATATCGAGCTACAGGTAGCAATTCAGTGATACATCAAGGAAACAAATTAAATACATTGCCGTACAAATGAAATGGTGGTCACTATTATGTGGAACAAAGCACAGATAGTCCTTCAAATATTTTCTACCTCAATGAAGCAGACCGAACAAGGTTCAAAGTTCCAAAATTCCATTGAAAAGCATTCAAATTAAAAACCCTGCTTCTATTGATTCTCTCTTTTTGTTCTTGAAGTACCTTCGATGATAATCATTGAATGTAAAGTATTAGGTACACCATTATAAACCAGAAATGGGAATTCTCTGGAAAGGCATTGTCTCAAGTGAGTACTGAAAATTTCCCAGAGTTCGACTACATACTCCAACCGCATCTAAAAGAAAACAAATCTAACAACATATCTCAACAATTACCAAGTACAATGATACTAGCTATGATACTAGCTACTCTCAGATACTCATCCAAAACCCAAAAATGCATTCATGGCTTCTTTCACACATTCCTTACATGGGTTTCACTAAACAACTCCACAGAAAACCTCAACAATACATGTACTACTCCACACATTTCTTACACCCAAATCATCCGCAGAGTTCTATTTACCCACAATTAGCCTCATGTTGCAAGACACACACACACCCAAAAGCAAATAGCATCCAAATTTCCACACACATAAAATGAAAAAAAAAAAAAGTAAAGGTTGAAACAGAGAGAGAGGGATAACAAACCGGAGCAAAACGACGTCGTCGGCCGGCGAGAACCTCCGCCTGTTTCGGCTGCTTCAATTATTTTTAGTTTCCAGTCTTGGGTAGAAACACAAGAGTGTAAGACAATTATGAGTTGAGAGAGTTGAAGTAAGTGAGTGTGTGACTCACTCTTCGAAACGTATCTGTCTCTGCGTTTTTCTTTTTTCTCCGTTTCAAAAACATTGTCAAAAAGCAGAACTCTCTTTCTCTCTCGAAGTGGGTGAGCGGCACGCGTCCCAATGACGCCTTACTGAAGGTGTGGGGTCCTTGTGTTGACCGAGCACGTGATATTCACGCGCGGGAGGAGAGGAAGTGGAATAGAAGGGAGGTACCAGAAACTTCTACCGTGCGCGCGCGCCGTAGAACACGCCACCTCGAAATGACACGTCAGTGTTTTGTTCTTCCGGTTACTCCCGCACACGTGTAGGGTCACACGCACGGCCCACCGGGTTAACTGACTGTGTGATTCAGTACCGTCATGATTTTTCTGGGAATGGAAACCTAATCATTTCTTAATCCCTGATTAGTGCCCAAACACTTACCTCAAATCCCGACCTATAGCTACTCTAATTTCATAACGACACCGTGTACTGAATATGCTCCGCTACAAAATAATTCTATACCATTCTGGAGCATGCAACATTGAGCTAAACAAGAGCTAAATAATTCATTTCTTAATGTTTTCACATTGCCTACTCGTTTTTCACTAAGCAAGAAGCACAAACAAAAACAGATACAAGGCACTAAAGCAGATAAAAGAAGAGGCATGAAGGTTTTCACCAGAGATATTGGGCATTAGAATGAAGTAGCGATAAAAGAGTGGATGGACAACTGAATCAGCATTTCTTCTTGCTATTAAACAATATATAATTTCAAGACCAATAATTCCCAATGTCAAATTGGAGCACAAAACTTTACCACATGAAAATTCTGTGCAACATCTTGTGAGGATGTGAGGATACAAATTACAGGACAAGTTTTATATCATACAAATTTTCAACTTCATCCCCCACAAGGTGCTTCACCTAGACTACCCAAATTTGGTCTTGTGTAAGCTTCATTATCAATATGCAACATAGCATATGTAAGATTGTATTGGGTTAAGAAAAAAAAAAAAAAAAGGCTTAATAATAAGAATAGATACATATTTAGTAAAAGGTAAAAGAAAAAAAGGCTCGGTTGGATTCAGGGATGTAAGGGTAATATGCCCCATTGATGCAGAAACCCCTCCCCAGTGGTGACTTCTAGGACCAGTAAAACAACCACTGCCAACATAGCTGCTCTTCCATTCCAAGTCTCGGCACTTTTGGTCCAACCCCATTCCCAAACTGTCACAGGCGGTGGTAGCTCCCTCCGCTGTGAATCATATGCTGCTAACAACTCTTCTACACTCCCAAGTGGAACTAAAGACTGCAGGGTAAGACCCAACACCATCCCGAAGCAAGTGCAATATTAATAAACAGAACAAAAAGCTCCAAAGGCCTATCAGAATTGAGTTTACGATTTGACAACAGCAGCTACTAATAAATGAGAATTGCTACAATAAGTTATAACTTATAAGCAGCTTTTTGTGTGTGTGTTATCCAGAGTCCCACCAATACCACATGCATGCACTTGGCCACACACGCACACACACACTGTTCAGGTAAGAGTTCCAAAATTACCTGTCGAGCTTCAAGGTTTGAGACTGCCATAGCTCCAACATATGGCAAACTCTCAATCACTGCGTCTGCTAGATCTGAAATGAAGGTGGGCTCACATCCAAGTGCAGGAACACGCCCCCAACTCTCTATACCAGATTTTACAGCCAATTCTTTGTACTCCACATCAATTTCTTCTAGAGTTTCAATATGCTCACTGACAAAGCTGTGGATCAAGCAAAGAACTAATAAGATGACGAGCTAGCATACAGCTATCACAACGGGGAAAAAGAACCCGACACAACAATTACCTTATAGGGACCGCCAACAGCCTTTTAACTCCCTTTTGCCCAAGCTCAATTATTGTGTCATCTGTATAAGGTCTTAACCATTCCACAGGTCCGACTCTGCTCTGTAAGAACATTCAGTTACTATCAAGTATCAACCAGTCACCATGCAAGCACAAAATACACAGGATATGCCCACATTACCTCAGAACAAGTTCCTGCAGATAATCTTTGAAATAGATATTCCTTATTCTAGACTTTCAGCAGAACAAGACAAACCTGGACCACTTGGGTAGTTACATTTCCTAGGAGTTATTGATGTTTTGGTATTCCTGTTTGGTCTAGGATTTCTCTGTGATACATTTCTTTCATCACAAGCTTCTATACCTCCCATAATTTTCCATTCAGAATCACTTCATCTGCATTAAGTTCTGCCTACTTTAATAACGACGATTTTGATTTGCTTCATCCACAACATGTATGTCACTTCATTAAAATATGTTGAACAGATAAGTATTTAGGATTTCGAAAGATGAAAAGATCTCTGTATAGAGGCTCGGACTAAAGTTTTCTCCTAACAACCATAATTGTACGTTATTACTCCACACCAGTAAAGTGCACTCTACTTCTTGATATTTCCAAATCAGAAGATACCAAAAAGTGATTAAAGTTGAACTGAAAAACAAAGCATACCTGATAGGCAAGGGTGTATGCATTAGTTAAATTTCTCTTTTCTAATTCTTCCATTATCAAATCCACACATTCCTCCATTTCTGCCTTGTACGGATCACCAGCCTCTTCCACATATGCAAGTGGCACTCCATGGGCACTGAAGAATAACATCACCTATAATGCACATTTCAAATTAAGGTTGGCAATTGGCATACATATGCTCCAGATTTAGCCTTTGAAACTTAGGTGCCAGTAAGAGAAATGCTACAAGAGAACAGAAAATATTTGAATATTATATCATGCATGTATTAACCAAAACATCGCAAACTCTGGCAACACTGACGCTTTGTGCAGGAAAACTGACAGCTAGACCATGTCCAGAAGGGAGTTCATACTTGCTATAATGGAAGTAAGGCAAACTTCCTTTGCATGTTATGGAAATCTTTTTCAAAATAGAGTAAATTTGAACCCAAATTTAAAATAATAACAGAACTCCATATCCTTCACTAAAGTAGAGATCAGAATAACTAACTCTCATAATTTTGCTTTCAAGAGGCCTCCTATGCAGCATAAGTTAACATACAGTAATTGAAGTTTGATTGTCTGCTTATGGGACTATTTATTAATGACAACGCTTTGACTTATGATGCACACTTTCAGCAGATGACTTTTCTGTGAACCTATTACGGTGGTTTAGCTTTCATTCAATATCCATTCACTCTTGTGTATGAGAAGTGCACGTGTATCATAACTCAAGTCAAAGATAGGTTTTGTGACAGGAATATCTCATTAATCAGTGCATTGACAAAGCATCTTGTAGACATTCAACGCTAAAAAGAAAAATGATCACCACACCTTGTCAGGGAAGTCAAAACGTTTTAGCTCCTTTTCAATCAAATTTGCCATTGCAGTTATGTATCCTTCACGCTGGTACCACGATGGTATTACTGTGTGCTGCATGTTGACTAGATACTCATCCTCCCTGATGATGTACCAATGAATTAATGGTCAGATTCCATATAATAATCTTGCCCAATGATATGGTAATATATGCTAAGGCATCACCGGAATATACTCTCCAACAGCCGAAGGCTTGAACCACTAGTCGATATTGAAAATTGTGGATAAAGCGGAAGGACAACAAGCTTCGTAATTCCATCTCGTTTTATCTACAAAATCATTTTGCAATCAACAACCCAATCCATGAACTTTTGTTCAGACAAAAAGAATAGCATAAGAATTCACAGAGACAAACCGAAATAAAACACCTGTAACACATTTGCAGGCTAAATCGATGAATAGAACTATCATCATATACATAGAAATTAGAAAAGAATATCAATTTCATGTCATTACAGTCAGGTGGAGTGATCCGACTAAATGGCTAACTGACATTTGCTTCTAATACTCAAAGCTAAGAACAATGAATGCAACACAGTTACATTTGAAAACAACAGACACTAGATTTACACGATACTACAAATGCATACCTTGAAAATCAAAACTAGAACTCATCAAATTACCTGCTCTATAGCTTCTTCAGTGAATGGATG of the Fragaria vesca subsp. vesca linkage group LG6, FraVesHawaii_1.0, whole genome shotgun sequence genome contains:
- the LOC101305768 gene encoding ferrochelatase-2, chloroplastic-like, whose protein sequence is MAAESIAMLPYTISSIPSDHHRLLPRVLSVSSSHCVALSRNCSSSSSAAAQSSPLLSLRKCLPPLKALVTADTTRTANTTPLGVDDRVGVLLLNLGGPETLDDVQPFLFNLFADPDIIRLPRLFRFLQKPLAQFISVLRAPKSKEGYAAIGGGSPLREITDKQAEELRKSLWEKDVPAKVYVGMRYWHPFTEEAIEQIKRDGITKLVVLPLYPQFSISTSGSSLRLLESIFREDEYLVNMQHTVIPSWYQREGYITAMANLIEKELKRFDFPDKVMLFFSAHGVPLAYVEEAGDPYKAEMEECVDLIMEELEKRNLTNAYTLAYQSRVGPVEWLRPYTDDTIIELGQKGVKRLLAVPISFVSEHIETLEEIDVEYKELAVKSGIESWGRVPALGCEPTFISDLADAVIESLPYVGAMAVSNLEARQSLVPLGSVEELLAAYDSQRRELPPPVTVWEWGWTKSAETWNGRAAMLAVVVLLVLEVTTGEGFLHQWGILPLHP